The following are from one region of the Streptomyces decoyicus genome:
- a CDS encoding FadR/GntR family transcriptional regulator, whose product MAVTDEAIEKIKGMIVSGALRPGDRLPKESELAAELGLSRNSLREAVRALSLIRILDVRQGDGTYVTSLDPQLLLEAMSFVVDFHRDDTVLEFLAVRRILEPAATAMAAGRIGPAELDSLEAQLDALGPRPSVEDLVAADLEFHRGIVAASGNSVLCSLLDGLSGPTTRARVWRGLTQKDAVARTLTEHRAILGALRDRDAEAARAWATVHIASVEQWLRSSL is encoded by the coding sequence ATGGCGGTCACCGACGAGGCCATCGAGAAGATCAAGGGCATGATCGTCTCCGGCGCGCTGCGGCCGGGCGACCGGCTGCCGAAGGAGAGCGAGCTGGCGGCCGAGCTCGGCCTGTCCCGCAACTCGCTGCGCGAGGCGGTGCGCGCACTGTCCCTCATCCGCATCCTGGACGTGCGCCAGGGCGACGGTACGTACGTCACCAGCCTCGATCCGCAACTGCTGCTGGAGGCCATGAGCTTCGTGGTGGACTTCCACCGCGATGACACGGTGCTGGAGTTCCTCGCCGTCCGCCGGATCCTGGAGCCGGCCGCCACGGCGATGGCGGCCGGCCGGATAGGCCCGGCGGAACTGGATTCCCTGGAGGCCCAGTTGGACGCGCTGGGGCCCAGACCTTCGGTCGAGGACCTGGTCGCCGCCGATCTGGAGTTCCACCGCGGGATCGTCGCGGCGTCCGGCAACTCCGTGCTCTGCTCGCTGCTGGACGGGCTGTCCGGACCGACCACCCGGGCCAGGGTCTGGCGGGGGCTGACCCAGAAGGACGCGGTGGCCCGCACCCTCACCGAACACCGCGCGATCCTCGGCGCGCTGCGCGACCGGGACGCGGAGGCGGCGCGGGCGTGGGCCACGGTCCATATCGCCAGCGTGGAGCAGTGGTTGCGCTCGTCGCTGTGA
- a CDS encoding SDR family NAD(P)-dependent oxidoreductase translates to MTATVMTATTAAANGTRPLTGKVALVTGGSRGIGEATALRLAADGAAVALTYLSRQDQAEQVVKEIERGGGQAWAVRADSADAEAVRFSVAATVERFGRLDILVNNAGTGVMGPFEGISLDDVDRVLRTNVRGPFLAAQAAAAHLAEGGRIISIGSCMAERVAFPGGTLYATSKAALTGLTRTLAKELGPRGITANLVTPGPIDTEMNPADGESAEMQAGLTALGAYGQARDVAATVAHLAGEGGRYITGASIAVDGGFAV, encoded by the coding sequence ATGACGGCGACCGTGATGACGGCGACGACTGCGGCGGCGAACGGCACCCGGCCCCTCACCGGCAAGGTGGCCCTGGTGACCGGCGGCAGCCGGGGCATCGGCGAGGCGACGGCGCTGCGGCTGGCCGCCGACGGCGCGGCGGTGGCCCTGACCTACCTGAGCCGGCAGGACCAGGCCGAGCAGGTGGTCAAGGAGATCGAGCGGGGCGGCGGACAGGCCTGGGCGGTACGGGCCGACAGCGCTGACGCGGAGGCGGTGCGGTTCTCGGTGGCCGCCACCGTCGAACGGTTCGGGCGGCTGGACATCCTGGTGAACAACGCGGGCACCGGCGTGATGGGCCCCTTCGAGGGGATCTCCCTCGACGATGTCGACCGGGTGCTGCGGACCAATGTCCGGGGGCCGTTCCTGGCGGCGCAGGCCGCGGCCGCGCATCTGGCCGAGGGCGGCCGGATCATCTCCATCGGCAGCTGCATGGCCGAGCGGGTCGCCTTCCCCGGCGGCACCCTCTACGCCACCAGCAAGGCCGCCCTCACCGGCCTGACCCGGACCCTGGCCAAGGAGCTGGGGCCGCGCGGCATCACCGCCAACCTCGTCACGCCGGGTCCCATCGACACCGAGATGAACCCGGCCGACGGCGAGAGCGCGGAGATGCAGGCCGGGCTCACCGCCCTGGGGGCGTACGGCCAGGCCCGGGATGTCGCGGCGACCGTGGCCCATCTGGCGGGCGAGGGCGGCCGCTACATCACCGGCGCCTCGATCGCGGTGGACGGCGGGTTCGCGGTCTGA
- a CDS encoding amidohydrolase family protein: MRIDAHHHLWDLSRREQPWMNGPWADPIRRSYALTDLTPHLTAHGVDATILVQSSSSYEETAELLTLAAGEGPVAGVVGWADLPDPALTEVLAALPPGLVGVRHQVQDEPDPDWLVRPEVLRGLGMLADAGLVYDLLVTPRELPAAQTAVRAVPRLSFVLDHAAKPAVAAGDWQPWADAVTALAGLPNVSCKLSGLVTEADWDAWRPQQILPYARHVLEAFGPGRVMFGSDWPVCTLAAGYEDVVALAQSATGHLGTVERSDVFGGTAGRVYGVGAS; this comes from the coding sequence ATGCGTATCGACGCCCATCACCATCTGTGGGATCTGAGCCGGCGCGAACAGCCGTGGATGAACGGGCCGTGGGCCGATCCGATCCGCCGCAGTTATGCGCTGACCGACCTCACTCCGCATCTGACCGCGCACGGCGTCGACGCCACGATCCTCGTCCAGTCGTCGTCCTCGTACGAGGAGACCGCCGAACTGCTCACCCTGGCCGCGGGGGAGGGCCCGGTCGCCGGAGTCGTCGGCTGGGCCGATCTGCCCGATCCCGCGCTCACGGAGGTCCTCGCGGCGCTGCCCCCCGGGCTGGTCGGCGTCCGGCATCAGGTGCAGGACGAACCGGACCCCGACTGGCTCGTCCGGCCGGAGGTGCTCCGGGGGCTGGGCATGCTGGCCGACGCCGGCCTGGTCTACGACCTGCTGGTCACCCCGCGCGAACTGCCCGCCGCACAGACCGCGGTACGCGCCGTGCCGCGGCTGTCCTTCGTGCTGGACCACGCGGCCAAACCGGCCGTCGCCGCGGGGGACTGGCAGCCCTGGGCGGACGCCGTCACCGCGCTCGCCGGCCTGCCGAACGTCAGCTGCAAGCTGTCCGGGCTGGTCACCGAGGCCGACTGGGACGCCTGGCGGCCGCAGCAGATCCTCCCCTACGCCCGGCACGTCCTGGAGGCCTTCGGACCCGGCCGGGTGATGTTCGGCTCCGACTGGCCGGTGTGCACGCTGGCCGCCGGCTACGAGGACGTCGTGGCGCTCGCGCAGTCGGCCACCGGCCACCTCGGGACGGTGGAACGGTCGGATGTCTTCGGGGGAACGGCCGGGCGGGTCTACGGAGTCGGGGCCTCGTAG
- a CDS encoding aldo/keto reductase, translating to MSHPPYGPRELGRTGVTVPPLGLGCAPLGNLYRAIPEEQARHVVHTALATGAGYFDTAPHYGVGLSEERLGRALRGRDRAGYTLSTKVGRRLRPLAPGERAAGEGFVGTPARARVRDLSRDGIRATLDASLERLGVDAVDIVYLHDVEDHLREVYETGFPALAELRAQHVVRAIGFGMNHSDVLARLVAGLDVDVVLCAGRWTLLERTAFDDLLPECERRGTSVVVGGVYNSGLLADPSPGAPYNYAPAPAALVERARQLAAVCAQFDVPLKAAALRFPFGHRSVASAVVGAATPEEMAENAALFTHDIPDELWHTLVARGLLDPDLPLPLHH from the coding sequence TCATCCCCCGTACGGCCCACGGGAGTTGGGGCGGACCGGCGTCACCGTCCCGCCCCTGGGCCTGGGCTGCGCCCCGCTCGGCAACCTCTACCGCGCGATCCCCGAGGAGCAGGCCCGGCACGTCGTCCACACCGCCCTCGCCACCGGCGCCGGCTACTTCGACACCGCGCCGCACTACGGCGTCGGGCTGTCCGAGGAGCGCCTCGGCCGGGCGCTGCGCGGCCGCGACCGGGCCGGCTACACCCTTTCCACCAAGGTCGGCCGGCGGCTGCGCCCGCTCGCGCCGGGGGAGCGGGCGGCCGGTGAGGGCTTTGTCGGCACCCCCGCACGGGCCCGGGTGCGGGACCTCTCCCGCGACGGTATCCGCGCCACGCTGGACGCGTCCCTGGAGCGGCTCGGTGTGGACGCCGTCGACATCGTCTATCTGCACGACGTCGAGGACCACCTGCGCGAGGTGTACGAGACCGGCTTCCCGGCCCTCGCCGAGCTGCGCGCCCAGCACGTGGTGCGCGCCATCGGCTTCGGCATGAACCACAGCGATGTGCTGGCCCGCCTGGTCGCCGGCCTGGACGTGGATGTGGTGCTCTGCGCCGGCCGCTGGACCCTGCTGGAGCGCACCGCCTTCGACGATCTGCTGCCGGAGTGCGAGCGCCGCGGCACCTCGGTGGTCGTCGGCGGCGTCTACAACTCCGGTCTGCTGGCCGACCCGTCACCCGGAGCGCCGTACAACTACGCACCCGCGCCCGCCGCCCTCGTGGAGCGGGCTCGTCAACTTGCCGCCGTCTGCGCGCAGTTCGATGTTCCCCTCAAGGCCGCCGCGCTCCGCTTCCCCTTCGGGCACCGCAGCGTCGCCTCCGCCGTCGTCGGCGCCGCCACCCCCGAGGAGATGGCCGAGAACGCCGCACTGTTCACCCATGACATCCCGGACGAGCTGTGGCATACGCTCGTCGCCCGCGGCCTGCTCGACCCCGATCTGCCGCTGCCCCTGCACCACTGA